The Pelagibacterium halotolerans B2 genome has a segment encoding these proteins:
- a CDS encoding M10 family metallopeptidase C-terminal domain-containing protein, translated as MTIILDGNLTDWSPADRLERPETLVDGYALYGRYEDGAYLIALESAVPIGPTTTFWLNTDADGETGHKVWDWAVGAEFNINFGDDGVARLYSGSEGATLVAEIEYVIGEGGTTLEMRLPQALVGLAVTSLAVYADINNSVFLPNSYAEGGYLITQPSPSSFDGLLTEWTEDQRLETPGTGVDGYELYGRVDTEAFVVALKSAQPIGPNTTFWINTDGDTSTGHQIWGWAGGAEFNINIGADGIARLYSGAAGETFVADLDHAFGPDGTTLEFAVPKALLGTGIEQVAVLADINDAVFLPSNYGFGGYTIALPPVSAFDGILSEWTQDQRLETPTTQVAGYELYGTVANDAYVIALKSEIDIGPNTTFWINTDDDTSTGHLVFGWATGAEFNVNIGSDGVARLYTGAAGENLVAEIDFALGPDGRTMELAIPKSLLGDGINKIGLMADVNDVVHLPADYTQPAYTITDTSDLPPGSGSNYKIAIVYSETTAGAYFSEMAYSQLVMAAQSQAMAAGIPFDLIGEADLTDLEVLAQYKALVFPSFRNAPDNFADIAATLNQLVYDYDVPIITAGDFMTNAADGEALTANPYERMQTLLGLSRTGGASGVDVELVAAGDHEITSGYGGGSIHTYTGASTSYFSAIAAGTVIAQQIVDGTSHDAVISTTTGGRNVHFATDGMLADNNLLGQALDWAIQPLDGPKVSLSMSRDRAIVAARNDMDQSQETFDVDGGIYEAMLPILEQWKTDYNFVGSHYINVGLYSPDQDTNWFISSAYYQQLLAMGNEIGSHSYTHPFDTNLLLPDEVTQEILDQRIAGYAALLDNPSACFCPYCMREDADQSVIDALAAMSVTEINATLQAALVAPDPMALDPVSKAILEASFKFQFETSRHVIEDNLEIEVGGAAVPGMPESLETARQIIQYYDYLTGGASMVGAGYPGAFGYLSPTDAGKVYIAPNMSFDFTLLAWLGLTVEEAAAKWIAEFNDLAINSDLPIVVWPWHDYGITAWDVDNIGSSPYELSMFTEFLSAAHAAGSEFVTLADLAARISTFEKTDLTYTVNGDTITVTATPQSGTLGTFAVNLDSLGTQTIQAVTNWYAYDGDSVFLDADGGVFEIKLGSSQTDVTHISAIGARMQLVTLQGDGIDLSFTMYGEGLVAIDLAGVSNSEFIVSGAEIVSVVDGIMTVRLVGLGNHTVSLTRVDAENLAPTDIVLSNVIAVPEIMFDRVKVADLLVIDPNLDPEMRDNIVTVSDDRFEIDPVDGALYRKAGVAFDFETEPTISVTLTATDGALVFEKEISIEVSDANDAPEGGVSIVGQAEENQVLSADVTTLADQDGLGTLTYQWQRDTGPGFVDIAGANAATYTLTAQDAGATVRVVVLYTDLGGTPESVASPATPTVVENIVPTPLDPLTEDMTRTITTRDLTGTAYTGMAVAIIGLAASSGVLTDNGDGTWLFTPDLNDDTDVTFTYSIETPDQTVPARATLDLIGMTDIMGTDAADTLGPRAASDQYHGGDGGDTIQAGGGDDILFGDGGNDWLHASPGDDTIVATTDDGDDTLIGADGIDTLDFSRISADVTAHLGSNTASSAQTGNDRLNTIENVIGGSGNDTLTGSAAPNMIWGGDGDDTMRGNGGDDILFGERGNDWVHAGPGDDTLIATVDDGDDTLIGAYGIDTLDFSRISADVTAHLGKNTASSAQTGSDRLNTIENFVGGSGNDTIYGSGAANMLRGGDGDDTMRGGGGDDVLFGERGNDWVHAGPGDDTIVATIDDGDDTLIGANGIDTLDFSSISADVTAHLGKNTAFSAQTGNDRLNTIENFVGGSGNDTITGSGAANVLSGGDGNDILEGLAGKDILAGGAGNDAFVFRNVAHSSPGTADRDVIADFTQGEDTIDLSLIDANTTTSGNQAFIFLASVGTAFTGLAAELNFAFEDIDGTENDRTIVAGDVNGDQVSDFSIELNGLIQLTAADFIV; from the coding sequence ATGACCATCATCCTTGACGGAAACCTCACAGACTGGTCGCCCGCAGACCGGCTTGAGCGGCCCGAAACCCTGGTCGACGGCTATGCACTCTATGGACGGTACGAGGATGGGGCATATCTCATCGCGCTGGAAAGCGCGGTTCCGATCGGGCCAACCACCACCTTCTGGCTCAACACCGATGCCGACGGCGAAACCGGGCACAAGGTCTGGGACTGGGCAGTGGGTGCCGAGTTCAACATCAATTTCGGCGATGACGGGGTCGCCCGGCTCTATTCGGGCTCGGAAGGAGCCACACTGGTCGCAGAGATCGAATATGTGATCGGCGAGGGGGGGACGACGCTGGAAATGAGACTGCCGCAGGCGCTGGTCGGACTCGCTGTGACCTCGCTCGCAGTCTATGCCGATATCAACAATTCGGTTTTTCTGCCAAACTCCTATGCCGAAGGCGGGTATCTGATCACCCAGCCATCCCCCAGCTCGTTTGACGGTCTGTTGACCGAATGGACCGAGGATCAGCGCCTCGAAACCCCCGGCACCGGCGTCGATGGCTATGAACTTTATGGCCGGGTCGATACCGAGGCCTTTGTCGTCGCGCTCAAGAGCGCCCAGCCGATCGGTCCCAACACGACCTTCTGGATCAACACGGACGGCGACACCTCCACCGGCCATCAGATATGGGGTTGGGCCGGAGGGGCCGAATTCAACATCAATATCGGTGCCGACGGTATCGCCCGGCTCTATTCGGGCGCGGCGGGCGAAACCTTCGTGGCCGATCTCGATCACGCCTTCGGTCCGGATGGAACCACGCTTGAATTTGCGGTTCCAAAGGCCCTGCTGGGCACGGGCATTGAACAGGTCGCCGTGCTCGCAGACATCAACGACGCGGTGTTTCTTCCGAGCAATTACGGTTTTGGCGGCTATACGATAGCGTTACCACCCGTCAGTGCTTTCGACGGAATTCTGAGCGAATGGACCCAGGACCAGCGCCTCGAAACCCCCACAACCCAGGTTGCCGGCTATGAACTCTACGGCACGGTGGCCAACGACGCCTATGTCATCGCGCTCAAGAGCGAGATCGATATCGGGCCCAACACCACCTTCTGGATCAACACCGACGACGATACGTCCACCGGCCATCTGGTCTTCGGCTGGGCGACAGGCGCCGAGTTCAATGTCAATATCGGCAGCGACGGCGTGGCGCGCCTCTACACCGGCGCCGCCGGAGAGAATCTGGTTGCCGAGATCGATTTCGCGCTCGGGCCCGACGGCCGGACCATGGAACTGGCCATTCCCAAATCGCTTCTGGGCGATGGCATAAACAAGATCGGACTGATGGCCGACGTCAACGATGTGGTGCACCTGCCTGCCGACTATACCCAGCCGGCCTATACGATCACCGACACTTCCGACCTGCCGCCAGGCTCGGGCTCCAATTACAAGATCGCCATCGTCTATTCCGAAACCACGGCCGGGGCCTATTTCTCCGAAATGGCCTATTCCCAGCTCGTCATGGCCGCCCAGAGTCAGGCCATGGCCGCCGGCATTCCCTTCGATCTTATCGGCGAGGCCGACCTCACCGATCTTGAAGTGCTCGCGCAATACAAGGCACTGGTGTTCCCCTCGTTCCGCAACGCCCCGGACAATTTCGCCGATATCGCAGCGACGCTGAATCAGCTCGTTTACGATTACGATGTGCCCATCATCACGGCGGGCGACTTCATGACAAACGCCGCCGATGGCGAAGCTCTCACGGCAAATCCCTACGAGCGCATGCAGACGCTTCTGGGGCTGTCCCGCACCGGCGGGGCCAGCGGCGTCGACGTCGAACTCGTCGCCGCCGGCGATCACGAGATCACATCCGGCTATGGCGGTGGATCGATACACACCTATACCGGTGCCTCGACCTCATATTTCTCCGCGATAGCCGCCGGCACGGTAATTGCCCAGCAGATCGTCGACGGCACCAGCCACGATGCGGTTATCTCGACAACGACTGGCGGACGAAATGTCCACTTTGCGACCGACGGCATGCTGGCCGACAACAACCTTCTCGGCCAGGCACTGGACTGGGCGATCCAGCCCCTTGACGGTCCCAAGGTCTCCCTCTCGATGAGCCGGGACAGGGCCATCGTTGCCGCGCGCAACGACATGGACCAGTCCCAGGAAACATTCGATGTGGACGGCGGTATCTATGAAGCGATGCTGCCCATCCTCGAGCAATGGAAGACCGATTACAATTTCGTCGGCTCGCACTACATAAACGTGGGCCTCTACAGCCCCGACCAGGATACCAACTGGTTCATTTCTTCGGCCTACTACCAGCAACTCCTGGCGATGGGCAACGAAATCGGCTCGCACTCCTATACCCACCCCTTCGACACCAACCTGTTGCTCCCCGACGAAGTCACTCAGGAAATCCTCGATCAGCGCATCGCGGGATACGCCGCGTTGCTCGATAACCCCTCGGCATGTTTCTGCCCCTATTGCATGCGTGAGGACGCCGATCAGTCGGTGATCGATGCGCTGGCAGCGATGAGCGTTACCGAAATCAACGCGACATTGCAGGCCGCCCTGGTTGCGCCGGACCCAATGGCTCTCGATCCGGTCTCCAAGGCCATTCTCGAGGCATCCTTCAAGTTCCAGTTCGAAACCTCTCGCCACGTCATCGAGGACAATCTGGAGATAGAAGTGGGTGGGGCCGCCGTGCCGGGTATGCCGGAATCGCTCGAAACCGCCCGTCAGATCATCCAGTATTACGACTATCTGACCGGCGGCGCTTCCATGGTCGGTGCCGGCTATCCCGGCGCCTTCGGCTATCTCTCGCCCACCGATGCCGGCAAGGTCTATATCGCGCCAAACATGAGTTTCGATTTCACCCTGCTCGCCTGGCTCGGTTTGACCGTCGAGGAGGCTGCGGCCAAGTGGATCGCCGAATTCAACGATCTGGCGATCAATTCCGATCTGCCGATCGTCGTCTGGCCATGGCACGATTACGGCATCACCGCCTGGGATGTGGATAACATAGGGTCATCCCCCTATGAGCTGTCCATGTTCACCGAGTTCCTCAGCGCCGCCCACGCGGCAGGCTCCGAATTCGTCACGCTCGCCGATCTGGCCGCCCGCATCTCGACCTTCGAAAAGACCGACCTCACCTATACCGTCAACGGCGATACGATCACCGTCACCGCAACCCCCCAGAGCGGCACATTGGGCACGTTCGCCGTCAATCTCGATTCCCTGGGCACCCAGACCATCCAGGCCGTGACCAACTGGTACGCCTATGATGGCGATTCGGTCTTCCTGGATGCGGATGGCGGCGTTTTCGAGATCAAGCTGGGTTCGAGCCAGACCGACGTGACCCACATCAGCGCGATCGGCGCCCGCATGCAATTGGTCACCCTCCAGGGGGATGGCATCGACCTCTCGTTCACAATGTATGGTGAAGGTCTCGTCGCCATCGACCTGGCCGGCGTCTCAAACAGCGAGTTCATCGTCTCGGGCGCCGAAATCGTCAGTGTCGTCGATGGAATCATGACGGTCCGGCTCGTCGGCCTGGGCAATCACACGGTCAGTCTCACGCGGGTCGATGCCGAAAATCTCGCCCCCACCGACATCGTGCTGTCCAACGTGATAGCGGTTCCCGAGATCATGTTCGATCGGGTGAAGGTCGCCGACCTGCTCGTCATCGATCCCAATCTCGACCCCGAAATGCGCGACAACATCGTCACCGTTTCCGACGACAGGTTCGAGATCGATCCGGTCGATGGTGCGCTTTACCGCAAGGCCGGCGTTGCCTTCGATTTTGAAACCGAGCCAACGATTTCCGTCACGCTCACCGCAACGGACGGGGCACTGGTCTTTGAAAAGGAAATTTCGATCGAAGTCTCCGATGCCAATGACGCCCCCGAGGGCGGGGTATCGATCGTCGGCCAGGCGGAGGAAAATCAGGTTCTCAGCGCCGATGTCACGACCCTTGCCGATCAGGACGGCCTGGGAACGCTCACCTATCAGTGGCAACGCGATACCGGGCCGGGATTTGTCGACATCGCCGGAGCCAACGCGGCGACCTATACCCTCACCGCCCAGGATGCGGGCGCTACGGTGCGGGTTGTCGTGCTTTACACCGATTTGGGCGGCACGCCCGAAAGCGTGGCGTCACCCGCCACCCCGACGGTCGTCGAAAACATCGTTCCGACACCGCTGGACCCGCTCACCGAGGACATGACACGCACCATCACGACCCGCGACCTGACCGGCACCGCCTATACGGGCATGGCCGTCGCCATAATCGGCCTGGCCGCCTCCTCGGGCGTATTGACGGACAATGGCGACGGGACGTGGCTGTTCACACCCGATCTCAATGACGACACCGACGTGACGTTCACCTATTCAATCGAAACACCCGACCAGACCGTTCCCGCCCGGGCCACCCTCGATCTGATCGGCATGACCGACATCATGGGCACCGATGCGGCCGACACTCTCGGCCCCCGCGCCGCATCCGACCAATACCATGGCGGCGATGGCGGCGACACCATACAGGCCGGAGGCGGCGACGATATCCTGTTCGGCGACGGCGGCAATGACTGGCTTCATGCCAGCCCGGGCGACGACACCATCGTCGCAACAACCGATGACGGCGACGACACCCTTATCGGTGCCGACGGCATCGACACCCTTGATTTCTCCCGCATCTCGGCCGACGTCACAGCCCATCTCGGCAGCAACACAGCCTCGAGCGCCCAGACCGGAAACGATAGGCTCAACACCATCGAAAACGTCATCGGCGGTTCGGGCAACGATACTCTTACCGGCTCGGCGGCTCCCAATATGATCTGGGGCGGTGATGGCGACGACACGATGCGGGGCAATGGCGGCGACGACATCCTGTTCGGAGAACGTGGCAACGATTGGGTCCATGCCGGCCCGGGCGACGACACTCTCATCGCAACCGTCGATGACGGCGACGACACCCTTATCGGTGCCTACGGCATCGACACCCTCGATTTCTCCCGCATCTCGGCCGACGTGACGGCTCATCTGGGCAAGAACACAGCCTCGAGCGCCCAGACCGGAAGTGACCGGTTGAACACCATAGAAAACTTCGTCGGCGGTTCTGGAAACGACACGATCTACGGTTCGGGCGCCGCCAACATGCTCCGGGGCGGCGATGGCGACGACACAATGCGGGGCGGCGGCGGCGACGACGTCCTGTTCGGAGAACGTGGCAATGACTGGGTCCATGCCGGCCCGGGCGATGACACCATCGTCGCGACCATCGATGACGGTGACGATACCCTTATCGGTGCCAACGGCATCGACACCCTCGATTTCTCCAGCATCTCGGCCGACGTTACGGCTCATCTGGGCAAGAATACAGCTTTTAGCGCCCAGACCGGAAACGATAGGCTCAACACCATAGAAAACTTCGTCGGCGGTTCCGGCAATGACACTATTACCGGATCGGGCGCAGCCAATGTGCTCTCGGGCGGTGACGGCAACGACATATTGGAGGGGCTGGCCGGCAAGGACATCCTCGCCGGAGGCGCCGGCAACGACGCCTTTGTCTTCCGCAACGTCGCCCATTCATCGCCAGGCACCGCCGATCGCGACGTGATCGCGGACTTCACTCAGGGCGAGGATACGATCGACCTCTCGCTCATCGACGCCAACACAACGACCTCGGGCAACCAGGCGTTCATATTCCTTGCCTCCGTCGGCACGGCCTTTACCGGTCTGGCAGCGGAACTCAATTTCGCCTTCGAGGACATCGACGGTACCGAAAATGACCGGACCATCGTCGCCGGCGACGTCAATGGCGACCAGGTTTCCGATTTCAGCATCGAACTCAACGGCCTGATCCAGCTCACGGCGGCCGATTTCATCGTCTGA
- a CDS encoding HlyD family type I secretion periplasmic adaptor subunit yields MSAIDIEYATARSLGRHGLLGSVAIMTLVGGLGFWAAITPLSGAVVAGGSVVVDGGVRRVQHQEGGIISEILVRNDAEVEAGQTLAVLDGTSVAANMAVIEAQLGEAYIRRARLLAEAAGSAGMAWATELDGLANIERNRALFAAEDRLRASRAAALSTQIAQLGEQVVQLENQVAGLGAQRDAVIAQVDILTEQFDRLSTLLSQGLVEASRVSELGRQIAQLDGESARIATEIARGHAATAERRLEISQVQESYQSEVLGQLQETGQQIAELEQQRVAAQDRLNRLVIRAPIAGIVHQMQITTLGGVAGAGETLMQIVPQDDEIMVDVRINPLDIDKLAIQQTVTLRLSSFNARSTPELAGLVDRISPDLTRDAASGMQFYVVRVRLPADELNKLPETARLIPGMPVEAFFATGEKTVLSYLAKPVMDQLSLAFRED; encoded by the coding sequence ATGAGCGCCATCGACATCGAATATGCAACGGCGCGCAGCCTTGGCCGCCATGGCCTGCTCGGCTCGGTTGCCATCATGACGCTGGTGGGCGGGCTGGGCTTCTGGGCTGCCATCACGCCGCTTTCGGGAGCCGTGGTGGCCGGGGGGAGCGTGGTCGTCGATGGGGGCGTGCGCCGTGTGCAGCATCAGGAAGGCGGTATCATAAGCGAAATTCTGGTGCGCAACGATGCCGAAGTCGAGGCGGGCCAAACCCTGGCCGTGCTCGACGGCACTTCGGTTGCGGCCAATATGGCGGTCATCGAGGCGCAATTGGGAGAGGCCTATATCCGCCGGGCCCGGCTGCTGGCCGAAGCGGCCGGTTCGGCCGGCATGGCGTGGGCAACCGAACTCGATGGACTGGCCAATATCGAGCGTAATCGCGCCCTGTTTGCGGCTGAAGACCGCCTTCGCGCCTCCCGCGCCGCAGCTCTTTCCACCCAGATTGCCCAACTGGGCGAACAGGTCGTTCAATTGGAGAACCAGGTTGCAGGACTTGGAGCCCAGCGCGACGCGGTGATCGCCCAGGTCGATATTCTGACCGAACAGTTCGACAGATTGTCCACGCTCCTGTCCCAGGGGCTCGTGGAAGCAAGCCGGGTGAGCGAATTGGGCCGCCAGATCGCGCAGCTCGATGGCGAGAGTGCTCGCATTGCCACAGAGATCGCTCGCGGCCATGCGGCGACCGCCGAGCGCAGGCTGGAGATATCGCAGGTGCAGGAATCCTACCAGAGCGAGGTTCTGGGACAGTTGCAGGAAACCGGCCAGCAGATTGCAGAACTCGAGCAGCAAAGGGTTGCCGCTCAGGACAGGCTCAACCGTCTCGTCATACGCGCACCGATTGCCGGCATCGTGCATCAGATGCAGATTACAACGCTGGGTGGCGTTGCCGGCGCGGGGGAAACGCTCATGCAGATCGTTCCCCAGGATGACGAGATCATGGTCGATGTGCGCATCAATCCGCTCGATATCGACAAGCTCGCCATCCAACAAACCGTCACATTGCGGCTTTCGAGCTTCAATGCGCGCTCGACACCCGAATTGGCCGGACTGGTGGACAGGATCTCTCCCGATCTGACACGGGATGCTGCGTCAGGCATGCAGTTTTATGTCGTCAGGGTGCGCCTTCCGGCCGATGAACTCAACAAATTGCCCGAAACGGCGCGGCTGATTCCGGGGATGCCCGTTGAGGCGTTTTTTGCGACGGGAGAAAAGACCGTTCTGAGCTATCTCGCCAAACCGGTCATGGACCAGCTCTCACTGGCCTTCCGCGAGGACTGA
- a CDS encoding type I secretion system permease/ATPase, whose protein sequence is MASRENGGRRPGRPSGRGAVLGLGLLSIISNLLLLTGPLFMLQIYDRVLASKSVPTLMALTGLVIGLYGFYSVIEIVRSRMATRYSVLAAARLTRPVFAQVVASSASSRRGTEGDPIRDAETLRQFLAGAGPMALLDLPWVPIYLFIVFAFHPMLGWLALAGAGVVSVLMILNEWSSRGPSRDANAAANARQSQHSDLATNAEAVLAMGMRETLADRWEAANTKMLMTQARAADRATIFSALTKGFRLLLQSGVLAMGAYLAIGGEISAGLMIAASIVTARALSPVEQAVANWRGFVAARQAKARLKTVLAEAKGKPERVALPLPKSSLGVSDLAISPLPDGPALVCGVNFELKSGEAMGVLGTSGCGKSSLIRTLMGIWPARSGVVRLDGSELSHYDPDRLGMALGYLPQTVELFAGTVAQNIARFRSDGEFEDVLKAAEAAGVHELIASLPHGYDTPIGPQGAMLSAGQRQRIGLARALYGDPFLIVLDEPNSNLDAAGDAACNAAIAGAKARGAIMVIVAHRPTAIAAVDTILFLQDGRQAAFGPKDAVLASITAQPASLDIARKARRK, encoded by the coding sequence ATGGCATCACGCGAGAACGGTGGGCGCAGGCCCGGAAGGCCTTCGGGCCGGGGGGCGGTGCTGGGGCTGGGGCTTTTGAGCATAATCTCCAACCTGTTGCTGCTGACCGGGCCGCTGTTCATGCTGCAGATCTATGACAGGGTGCTGGCGAGCAAGTCGGTGCCCACCCTCATGGCTCTTACCGGGCTGGTTATCGGGCTCTACGGGTTTTACAGCGTTATCGAGATCGTGCGCAGCCGCATGGCGACGCGCTATTCGGTTCTGGCCGCGGCGCGGCTGACTCGCCCGGTCTTTGCACAGGTCGTCGCCTCAAGCGCATCGTCCCGAAGGGGGACCGAGGGCGACCCTATCCGGGATGCCGAAACCCTGCGCCAGTTCCTGGCCGGAGCCGGGCCGATGGCGTTGCTCGATCTGCCCTGGGTGCCGATCTATCTCTTCATCGTCTTTGCCTTTCACCCCATGCTGGGCTGGCTGGCATTGGCCGGGGCCGGGGTGGTGAGCGTGCTCATGATCCTCAACGAGTGGTCGTCCCGCGGACCGTCGCGCGATGCCAATGCCGCCGCCAATGCGCGCCAGAGCCAGCACAGCGATCTTGCGACAAACGCAGAAGCGGTGCTGGCCATGGGCATGCGCGAAACGCTTGCCGACCGCTGGGAGGCAGCCAACACCAAGATGCTGATGACCCAGGCCCGCGCCGCAGACCGTGCCACCATTTTTTCGGCGCTGACCAAGGGGTTCCGGCTGCTCTTGCAGTCCGGTGTTCTCGCGATGGGCGCCTATCTCGCCATTGGGGGGGAGATATCGGCGGGGCTGATGATCGCCGCGTCGATCGTTACGGCGCGCGCGCTCTCCCCTGTGGAACAGGCCGTTGCGAACTGGCGTGGTTTCGTGGCCGCACGCCAGGCAAAGGCCCGGCTCAAGACCGTGCTGGCCGAAGCGAAAGGCAAGCCCGAGCGGGTCGCCCTGCCGCTGCCGAAGTCCAGTCTTGGGGTTTCCGATCTTGCCATCTCGCCATTGCCGGATGGGCCGGCGCTGGTCTGCGGGGTCAATTTCGAGCTCAAATCGGGCGAGGCCATGGGGGTGCTGGGAACGTCGGGGTGCGGAAAATCATCGCTTATCCGTACGCTGATGGGCATCTGGCCGGCGCGGAGCGGTGTCGTCCGGCTCGATGGGTCCGAGCTCTCCCATTACGATCCCGACCGGCTGGGCATGGCGCTGGGCTATCTGCCCCAGACGGTGGAACTGTTTGCCGGCACCGTCGCGCAAAACATCGCCCGCTTCCGAAGCGATGGGGAGTTCGAGGACGTGCTCAAGGCGGCCGAGGCAGCGGGCGTGCATGAGCTGATCGCGTCGCTGCCGCATGGTTATGACACGCCGATCGGGCCGCAGGGCGCCATGCTTTCCGCCGGCCAGCGTCAACGCATCGGGTTGGCCCGGGCGCTCTATGGCGATCCGTTTCTGATCGTGCTCGACGAGCCCAATTCCAACCTCGACGCCGCCGGGGACGCTGCATGCAATGCGGCAATCGCCGGGGCCAAGGCGCGCGGGGCGATCATGGTCATCGTTGCCCACCGTCCGACCGCCATCGCGGCCGTCGATACGATCCTGTTCCTTCAGGACGGCCGCCAGGCCGCCTTCGGTCCCAAGGATGCCGTACTGGCCTCGATCACCGCCCAGCCGGCCTCCCTCGATATCGCCCGGAAAGCGAGACGGAAATGA
- the glmS gene encoding glutamine--fructose-6-phosphate transaminase (isomerizing), translating into MCGIVGIAGNRPVAERLVSALTRLEYRGYDSAGIATQASGTIMRCRAQGKLENLAIKLGRTPLEGTTGIGHTRWATHGAPTEDNAHPHGTHHVVVVHNGIIENYLQLRADLAADGYRAETETDTEVVALLATREMDNGATPRQAVQSTLAKLRGSYALLFLFKNNDRELIAARRGSPLTLGYGENEMFIGSDALALAPFTRTITYFEDGDWAVITPEGAEIFNDLGLPVERPSRELGAYADLADKFPYPHFMAKEIHEQPETIARAINQFLDMTTGALRPLPSLDFDFTTLPRITAAACGSAYYAGATAKYWFENYAALPFDIDIASEFRYRHPRLTEGGLALMISQSGETADSLAALRHCAANGQHIASVVNVEESTMARESATIFPLLCGAEIGVASTKAFTSQLAVLLCLALKAAQARGTLEPEMLHKRIAALMLLPAALSEALKAEPQLKQVARRLAYFHDVLYLGRGPFYPLALEGALKLKEISYIHAEGYAAGELKHGPIALVEKGTPVIVLAPTDELFDKTLSNLKEVTARGAHVILITDPPGAEIAGGDAAEIIVMPQVDPAIAPIVSAIPLQLLAYHTAVERKLDVDRPRNLAKSVTVE; encoded by the coding sequence ATGTGCGGCATTGTCGGGATCGCAGGCAACCGGCCGGTGGCCGAACGGCTGGTCAGCGCGCTGACCCGGCTCGAATATCGCGGCTATGACAGCGCCGGCATCGCCACCCAGGCTTCAGGGACCATCATGCGCTGCCGGGCACAGGGCAAGCTCGAAAATCTGGCCATAAAGCTCGGCCGAACACCGCTGGAAGGCACCACGGGCATCGGCCATACCAGATGGGCAACCCATGGCGCACCCACCGAGGACAACGCCCACCCTCATGGCACTCACCATGTCGTCGTTGTCCACAACGGCATCATCGAGAACTATCTGCAATTGCGCGCCGATCTGGCTGCTGACGGCTACCGGGCCGAAACCGAAACCGACACCGAAGTCGTTGCGCTTTTGGCAACGCGGGAAATGGACAACGGCGCCACGCCCCGTCAGGCCGTTCAATCCACGCTGGCGAAATTGCGCGGATCATACGCGTTGCTGTTCCTGTTCAAGAATAACGATCGCGAACTGATCGCCGCCCGGCGCGGGTCTCCCTTGACGCTCGGTTATGGCGAAAACGAAATGTTTATCGGCTCGGACGCGCTGGCGCTCGCCCCGTTCACCCGCACGATCACCTATTTCGAGGATGGCGACTGGGCGGTCATAACCCCCGAGGGCGCTGAAATCTTCAACGATCTCGGCCTGCCCGTCGAGCGCCCCTCGCGCGAACTCGGCGCCTATGCCGACCTCGCCGACAAATTCCCCTATCCCCATTTCATGGCCAAGGAAATCCACGAGCAACCCGAGACCATCGCCCGCGCAATCAACCAGTTTCTGGACATGACCACCGGCGCGCTGCGCCCGCTGCCTTCGCTCGATTTCGATTTCACCACCCTGCCCCGAATTACCGCCGCGGCCTGCGGATCGGCTTACTATGCCGGGGCGACTGCGAAATACTGGTTCGAAAATTATGCTGCCCTGCCCTTCGATATCGACATCGCCTCCGAGTTCCGCTACCGCCACCCGCGCCTGACCGAGGGCGGTCTGGCGCTGATGATTTCCCAGTCCGGCGAAACCGCCGACAGCCTCGCCGCGCTGCGCCACTGCGCGGCCAATGGCCAGCACATCGCTTCGGTGGTCAATGTCGAAGAATCCACGATGGCGCGCGAGTCAGCGACGATCTTTCCCTTGCTGTGCGGGGCCGAGATCGGCGTCGCCTCGACCAAGGCCTTCACCTCCCAGCTCGCCGTTCTGCTTTGCCTCGCCCTCAAGGCGGCCCAAGCACGCGGCACGCTCGAACCCGAAATGCTGCACAAGCGCATCGCCGCCCTCATGCTGCTTCCAGCCGCCCTGTCCGAAGCGCTCAAGGCAGAGCCGCAATTGAAGCAGGTCGCCCGGCGCCTGGCATATTTCCATGACGTGCTCTATCTCGGGCGCGGCCCGTTCTATCCGCTGGCGCTCGAAGGCGCGCTCAAGCTCAAGGAAATCTCCTACATTCATGCCGAAGGCTACGCCGCGGGCGAACTCAAGCACGGGCCGATCGCGCTTGTTGAAAAGGGCACGCCGGTTATCGTGCTGGCACCCACCGACGAGCTGTTTGACAAGACCCTGTCAAATCTCAAGGAGGTCACCGCGCGCGGAGCGCATGTGATCCTCATCACAGACCCCCCGGGCGCCGAAATTGCGGGCGGCGACGCAGCCGAGATCATCGTCATGCCCCAGGTCGATCCCGCAATCGCCCCCATCGTTTCCGCCATTCCGCTCCAGCTATTGGCCTACCACACGGCGGTCGAGCGGAAATTGGACGTCGACCGCCCCCGCAATCTGGCAAAATCGGTCACCGTGGAATAG